The genomic window TACTAGTTATTCTCAGACTGAAGAGCAGAAATTCATTGGATTTCAAAActgaggttgtgtgtgtgtgtgtttgtgtattattttacattaatgCTATGAGCAGTGATTACCCATTGTGTTTCCTAAAAATTGCTTAAATGCGCCTCAGTGAAAATTATAATGGCACCTGAGACTTATTTGGAATGTCTTAggttttcattttgttccttttcaaaaGCTTCAAACACATTTAAACCATTCGAAAATACTTTTAATCCTCCTTAAAAGACTTGATTAGGTCATCCTTTGTTATGCCTCCAGGTTTTGTGTTAATAAGTTTTGGCTTCCTTGGGTCAAGTATAACCTAGTCCCATGTACTAGAATTCTTATTTGGAGAATATGAGTTTTCCAACCTTATTCCTTCTTCAAGGGTAAATAGCCTGAACTTCAACAAGGAAAACTTGGAAAATTTGAGGACATGTCTTAGTTTTCCGTGTTCTCTTTCTCTAACTTCTGTGATTACTtgcaacttgtttttttttttttctcaaggctTATTTTCCACAACCCTATATacctcctttaaaaataattctatgcTGTCAGGAGTCAAGATAGTAGTTACCTTTGGGGATGGGAGGCTATGACCTGGAGAGGATAGAAGAGGGGCTTCAGAGGTTCAGTAATAATTCTGTTTGTGGTCCAAGTGCTGGTACCACAGGTAGGTTCACGTTGAAAACTCATCAAGCTGTACATTTATGACTTGAGGTCTTCTCTGTGTGTATATTACGTTTTAGTAAAACATTCCAGAACATTGACTTCATGTTGACAGTATCTTTAATAAATCCTTCAGTTGgagagtttattttcttccctgtttACTCGTGGTTTGAAATAGTCACACAGTGCATTTTGTTTTAAGTAACTTCAGAACAACGTGTGTCAGCTATATTTTAGAATATTCCTACAAAAGGAGCCTGAATGAaggaagagcaaaataaataactatttctaGATagtgcgatttttttttttttttgctttcctgtacttttcaaaatttgttttttgtacatttattattttatagtctAGGAGAAAAACAACTTGCTGttgtaaagaggaaataaattgtATAGGCACAAGGTCTTTCACAATAGGATATGAAAgtgtattttagaaaatacatgaTTATAGGgtaaatttttttctgcatctgctTTTTGTTGCAGATATGCCAGTCTGTATTTTTGCTGTGCTATTGAGGATCAGGACAATGAACTAATTACCCTGGAAATAGTTCATTGTTATGTGGAATTACTTGACAAGTATTTTGGCAGTGTGAGTAGTATTTTGTTTTAGGAAATTAAACTCcgtaatacatattttttaaccttttttgtaACAAGTTTATTATTTGTCTTGAGAATTCTATTTGACAGTAACCTCAAGATAGGGAAGGAATGACTTTCTTGTCAGTGCAAGTCAGAATTGCCTAGTCAGTTAACTGCCAGAATTGCTTGACCCCACAGACCTACTCATTTAATTATGCTGGTGAGAATGAGGTTTAAAATAGTGAAATAGAAGGGAGTCCAGCTGTAAAGATTAATACACTGGAAGTACTTAGTATAGAATTTAGATTTGATTAGCAGTTGTAATCATATTACCCAGAAATACGTAAATATTTCAAAAGACCAGTCTTTATGAGTAGACAATCATTATTAAGTTGCCCATGTTAGGAGCTTGCAGAGTCTGGTCTTTCTTAGCTTGAAGGCATTGTGTGTTTCAAGTACTTGAGACTTGAAATTTAAGCTGACTGAATCAATGATGCTTAGTTAGCAGGATTGCCATTTTTAGATATAATTAAGATTAATTCACTCTGGTCAGATTTTATTGACTACCTGATAGTAGATAAAGATCTTCTGCTTTCTtcaggttttatttattaatttttgcttttcaggTGTGTGAACTTGATACCATTCTTAATTTTGAAAaggcttattttattttggatgaGTTTCTTTTGGGAGGAGAAGTTCAGGAAATATCCAAGAAGAATGTCCTTAAAGCAATTCAGCAGACTGATCTACTGCAGGAGGTAAGCTACTCAGAGTTCTCTTAACTAGACACTAGCATGTTTTGCTCTTGCTAGGGAAGTCTCAGTCATCTTCCCTCATTCTTACAGTTTCAGAAATTACTCTGAAGCATGCTTGGCATGTAGTGTCCATGTGCAGTTTATTGATTGGCATATGTGTCAGTCACATCAACTCAGTTATCTGTGGATGTATTGTTTACTTTGGAGATGGTCTGGAGATGGCCCATTTTTGGACCCCAAAACACCGAAGTCCAAACATTTAGAGGGACAGACTTCTTTAAGATGGGAAAAGTAGTAGTAATTTGAGAACTCTGTGTCCATTATTCTGAATTACTTAAGATAACCCCTTATCTCCTTAGTGTCTACAATGAGGAGTTGACTGTGAGATTATGGCATTTTCATTCCAAGTTGGTTCATGTTTTCATCTCATGCCCATTAAGTGCAAATGTAGCCAAGCAAATGATAGTGTTTTATTACACTTTTTGTAGAATCCTCTAGTTTCTTGTTAGCGAAACTAACTGATAAGTATTTCtacttctctttgcttttcttaaatACAAATCATGTTTTGTCAAACAGCTACATTCTTGTCTTGCCTTGATATCACAAGAACCATTGATAAAACCCCCTTCCTTTCTAATTTCCACAGTTGTCTTGAGTTAAATGTATATTTGATGCTTCTGTACCTTCAATTTCTAAAGCTAAAAATTCATAGATAAGGCTACCTTTTCTGAAAAACTTAATGATACATTAATTCAGGTACCTAGTTGAATTATGCTTTAGTCATAATTGAAGTTTAATCAAATAGAAAATTTATAGCAAGAGGAGGAATTagtcaatattaaaaaatgttacttgttttcattacagtaattatcttttatattattattgaaGGAGGTTTTAAATCAGAGTCaatgttttttcttcattataatttattaactGTTGGCCTCATTCGGGCTTTTCATTTAGGAGCTGTCAGTAATCCCTCTGCATCAGTCACTGACTTAGGTCAGTTGTGGGGATTGTTTGAAGTTGGGATGACAACATCTATAACATACATAAATTAAACATTAGACAGcaattttttacatttaatgaTACTGAGTTACCAAAACAGGGGTTAAGGTGCCTGCAGAAGTGAAGTATTTTGTTGACAGCCCTAATACCATCTGCTGCTCACTAGTGAAATGAACACAGccccttttctgtgtgtgtatggtttACTATGGTTTTTTTATTAATTGACTGCATACTTGTCTTTgggagttttttttctttaaatgtcagGTGTGCTGACTACACACTCACATTTTACTGTTATAAAATTGGGTTAAAGTTAGCACCTCCTTATTTTGCTGGTTGCTAACCAGACTTTTCTGAAATTAGGTCAAAACAAGGGTCATAACTTGggaatttttcatatttgtttcttcatttgatcACTTTTATATTTCATTAGGGAACTATATTCTGTTGTATCAGATCCTGGTATTTCCTCTAGTTTCTTTATAATTTCCTAATTAATTACATTTGCCTTAAAACATTTCTAAAGTTGTTGAagttaagcttttatttttaatatgatttttctgGAGAATAATATTTAGCGCATTGATACCTTCTtgtgtttgggttttttaaacTTTACTGGGAAATCGCTATATACTTTACAATATGACAGATATGCTGAATTTACTTTATAGCATGTATTGAATAATGTACTAGAGGATCAGAAAGTTAttacatgtatgtgtttgtgaatgtgtgtgtgtgtcccctacaaaagtattttaataagtCTCCTTTTTTGAAGTAGTATTTTTATCTCTCTAAGTGGGAAAAGTAGGAATGGAGAGAGAAGCATGGGATGTCCATAGTTGCATGCAAAATTCTCCTTACCCCATCTTcacctattttaataaaaaaaggtTGACTACTGTTAATTACAGTTCCTTGTCTTTGGAAGAGACAAGGCCCTATTTCTCTTCTGTGACAACCTTTACATTGTTTTGTACATAAACCAAATTGATAACTATATTAAGACATTTTCTATTCAATGGACCAAGTGaaccatttttcttaatttccccaTGCAAGCAAGTCTTGAGGAGACAGAAAGTGGCTGGTCCATTCTGAATTTACCGTGATGTTAAGGCCTTAATGAAACCAAGTTAAAGTCTCTATAGGGCAGTTAAGCTTCAGGTTATTCTGTTCAATTTAACAGTTTAACTTGTTTATTCATGTTATTCGCCAACAACATATTGTCATAGGAAATCCAGGATAAGATGTTTGTTTCCTAAAATAGAGTCATTTATATGTTGATACATGATACAAGTTTACATCTCTGGGCGAGTATTTGAATCTTATGTTCACCAAATAGATGATAGAATACGATGAGAAAAAACATTCCAAACTGCTAAAATGATTTGTCTGGACACTGTGATAACAAAAAGGAACTTCAATGATAGCCAATGCTTATTGATTACCTAGATGTGAAGCATCCTATCTAATCATCAGGATTCCCTGAAAAAGGGTCCTGAGAGCCTTTTAACCAATGAAGAAGTAGAGGCTCAGTGAAGTTCCAGTGACTGGTCCTAGGTAGCAGTTGGCAAAACCAGGATTCTAAACCCAGGTCTGCTAGACTTCAGAACTgtatgaaatcttaaccactgtgctCTGTCTGCCCCAACTCCCATTCATGTATTTTCttggtatgtatattttaaacattctgtTTTGGATACCAAGTTCCAAAGCTCCAAGTTCCATTACTGTTTGTCTCAGTAATATAGTAAAGAAATTCCTTATTCTCCTGGAGATTTTTCTATATTGAACAAAGTAGATTTTCTAAGACTGATGCCATCCTTTACTTCTTAGACTGGAAATTTTGTCCAGTTTATCAGTAGTTTGGAATTCATTAATcggatatatagatatacattaGTATTTTTCAAGTCATTTCTTGTTGGGTTTATCAGAATGTCTAGATCTATAGTAGCTTTTTTGGTCTTATAATTTAGGGTATAATATTCACTTAGTTTATGTCATGAAACTATTTTGCTTCCAAAATTGTACATATAGCTGTAAAGACAATTATCTAAAAGTAGTCTTAAATTTGTTGAAgtccaaatttattttaatttagtttacgtatatcatgattttaattttttttcctctttggtgtCAGGTCTTTTACTTGAATCAATTGTTCTGAACACCAAGGATGACTGAATTATATTGAAAATATCTGCTGGCTTAAAGATATATGCAAACCACGAAATAATTTTGGTTTTAATCCTTTTTTAATTtgtgaaataatacatttctatctttatgaatttttattttcagaaatatttctttaaaatgtctcttttacTCAGTTTGTGTAAATGTCATGTAGTTTGTTTAGGTAGTCCTTCATTTCATAGGCAAATAGGGTAGACATTAGTGGATACAGTAGATTTTCTATTAGCATTTTACAGTAGTAATGAGAACATAAAATGAATGTGTATTTGAATCATAATTACTAAAATATCAGAcattgtgattaaaaaataaagatatcttccttattttacttaattactTAGTAAAGAAGggttcagttttaatattttgagactgaactctgtttctttcttttggtatTCCAGTGTATGACTCCTTAATTAGATTTGGGGGTAAAGCCCAGAAAAATTGGTCCATTATCCAATTTTTAATGTTTGACCATtggaatttaaaacatattttcttaacATGCCACTAGTACTTAACTTGATTCTTAAATTATTAAAGTGCAACATGCTGAGATTGCtaaattgactttttattttttttgcaatacTTGGAACATTTTCCCCAGCACCAAATACCTATTTTAAGCTagattagattttttttggagggagggcatgggggAGTGGTACAGTTgggatttattttataaacattatat from Odocoileus virginianus isolate 20LAN1187 ecotype Illinois unplaced genomic scaffold, Ovbor_1.2 Unplaced_Scaffold_6, whole genome shotgun sequence includes these protein-coding regions:
- the AP1S2 gene encoding LOW QUALITY PROTEIN: AP-1 complex subunit sigma-2 (The sequence of the model RefSeq protein was modified relative to this genomic sequence to represent the inferred CDS: substituted 1 base at 1 genomic stop codon); its protein translation is MQFMLLFSRQGKLRLQKWYVPLSDKEKKKITRDLLQTVLARKPKMCSFLEXRNLKIVYKRYASLYFCCAIEDQDNELITLEIVHCYVELLDKYFGSVCELDTILNFEKAYFILDEFLLGGEVQEISKKNVLKAIQQTDLLQESQNEEWGGLSEDIL